The bacterium genome includes a window with the following:
- a CDS encoding FAD:protein FMN transferase has protein sequence MKNRIHAILILLAIVALPSIASTAMTEDSTAAAATATATDTPTATDTTAAPVIAPVIPAVPSAGTRQFSAEAQLPTGEPITATIVGTPSDEGRAKAALSNAISRAQQFFGEFFSTGGVANQLDSLGKGKELELSPTGFEFISRAVTLGKQTDGFFDIAGPSPKHLFMKSDSRRISLNSEKRTISFKSDDMKLDLGRIALGYACDLMMETISADGFANASVSTGPVTRNIGRDIYTPWDVVVGFGETTSTGAHRAYRYGVSNVATATVSPDGIGRGLIDPLNKKEVAVADGLRSVTVIASNAMNATAFALAAYTVGPEYAMKYVMGHTSIRGIIVDGQGNLVASKNMIVEGVPYEKRMNEQTASDGGPNDQKQRELEEKSE, from the coding sequence ATGAAGAACAGAATCCACGCAATCCTCATACTGCTCGCGATCGTGGCCCTCCCCTCCATAGCCTCGACGGCCATGACAGAGGACTCCACAGCCGCTGCCGCCACTGCTACAGCCACCGACACGCCTACAGCCACCGACACGACCGCTGCTCCTGTCATCGCTCCGGTCATTCCCGCTGTCCCGTCAGCGGGCACGAGGCAATTCTCGGCCGAGGCCCAGCTCCCGACCGGCGAGCCGATCACAGCGACCATAGTAGGCACCCCATCGGATGAAGGTCGCGCAAAGGCAGCGCTCTCGAACGCCATATCGCGCGCTCAACAGTTCTTCGGTGAATTCTTCTCCACAGGCGGCGTAGCCAACCAGCTCGACAGCCTGGGCAAGGGCAAAGAGCTGGAGCTGTCGCCCACAGGCTTCGAATTCATCTCCAGGGCCGTCACCCTGGGAAAGCAGACCGACGGGTTTTTCGACATCGCCGGCCCCTCGCCCAAGCACCTCTTCATGAAGAGCGACTCGCGCAGGATTTCGCTCAACTCTGAAAAGCGCACGATCTCGTTCAAGAGCGACGACATGAAGCTCGACCTGGGCAGGATAGCACTCGGCTACGCGTGCGACCTCATGATGGAGACCATTTCAGCCGACGGGTTCGCAAACGCAAGCGTCAGCACAGGTCCGGTCACGCGCAACATCGGCCGCGACATATACACCCCCTGGGACGTCGTGGTCGGCTTCGGCGAGACGACGAGCACAGGCGCGCATCGCGCGTATCGCTACGGCGTCTCCAACGTGGCGACAGCCACAGTCTCGCCTGACGGCATAGGCCGCGGCCTCATAGACCCGCTCAACAAAAAAGAGGTGGCGGTCGCCGACGGGCTGCGCAGCGTGACCGTCATCGCATCCAACGCCATGAACGCGACCGCCTTCGCGCTCGCCGCCTACACCGTGGGCCCAGAATACGCCATGAAGTACGTGATGGGCCACACGTCGATAAGGGGCATAATCGTGGACGGCCAGGGAAATCTCGTGGCCTCCAAGAACATGATCGTAGAAGGCGTGCCGTACGAGAAGAGAATGAACGAGCAGACCGCCTCCGACGGGGGACCAAATGACCAGAAACAGAGGGAGCTCGAAGAGAAGA